One window from the genome of Pungitius pungitius chromosome 14, fPunPun2.1, whole genome shotgun sequence encodes:
- the LOC134104104 gene encoding uncharacterized protein LOC134104104 — MSGPRTHKDVAPALSWDIQRCPVASDIPATPSSFGQVESSFINKNEDTICYARDRNIRLVVLNLDFEKAFDRVSHQYLFQVLQKVGFPERMIRWVGLLYRGITSKFVANGHLTKAVNINCGVRQGCPLSALLYVIGIEPLARALRKDKQINGVIVPGSGGLETKCILYMDDINIICTDLSSVYRTLDLTDWYGRASGSKLNRSKTQAQFYGPWKATETTELPLTVTQTDQRILGIKFNAEGRGETNWPDVIRKVRQRLGYWTLRGLTLEGKVLIIKAVILPLFLLICSVFLPPKKVLSELERAIFYFLWGSKWERLRRSEMKKTKKKGGKGVPDLLLFLGSRYTALHLTAATAPSRNPKTAAITQFWMGSYLRTLKLIPKDLRKPVSFNLPPAYAFIQTFLQNFKLEQEDLKALTNHRCLISVVQERDPVTPVRGLAFGKPSTVWHNVNNPALPNRLRDLSWMVAHEILPVRSVMYSRGMSAHSTCPRPGCGAPESVRHLLWECSAAVDQWAMAGSLNFPYLPAKEVLTAQLVLYGVSEKAKIPASDFAKQWVTLVAITDAIWTSRNMLVRRHMQIPPMAVTRMAAATVQMAAGGRPRAQPKRRIASVPIRTKEPEPHMQRSKQRRPDSPGEAGGKEHWVGLS, encoded by the coding sequence acACCATCTGTTATGCGAGAGACAGAAACATTCGGCTAGTAGTCCTAAATTTAGACTTTGAAAAAGCCTTTGATCGGGTCTCGCACCAGTACCTCTTTCAAGTGCTGCAAAAAGTGGGCTTCCCGGAGAGGATGATAAGATGGGTGGGATTGCTGTACCGGGGCATTACAAGCAAATTTGTTGCTAACGGACACCTGACAAAAGCAGTTAACATAAACTGCGGTGTTCGCCAAGGTTGTCCGTTATCTGCCCTCCTCTATGTTATAGGTATCGAACCTTTGGCAAGAGCcttgagaaaagacaaacaaatcaatgggGTAATAGTGCCAGGGAGTGGAGGACTCGAAACCAAATGCATCTTATATATGGACGACATAAACATCATATGCACTGATCTTTCATCTGTCTACAGGACACTGGACCTCACTGACTGGTATGGACGGGCCTCTGGGTCAAAGCTCAACAGAAGCAAGACCCAAGCTCAATTTTATGGACCATGGAAGGCCACAGAAACCACAGAACTCCCCCTGACTGTGACCCAGACTGATCAAAGAATACTTGGGATCAAATTCAATGCAGAAGGGCGGGGGGAAACCAATTGGCCAGACGTGATAAGAAAAGTTAGGCAGAGACTAGGTTACTGGACACTGAGAGGACTGACCTTAGAAGGAAAGGTTCTAATTATCAAAGCTGTGATCTTACCTTTGTTTCTACTCATCTGTTCTGTTTTCTTACCACCAAAAAAAGTGCTTTCAGAGTTGGAAAGAgccatcttttatttcctgtgGGGGTCCAAGTGGGAACGACTGagaagaagtgaaatgaaaaagacaaagaaaaaaggaggaaaaggagtgccGGACCTGCTTTTGTTCTTAGGAAGCAGATACACTGCACTGCATCTCACCGCTGCAACAGCACCATCAAGAAACCCAAAGACTGCAGCAATAACCCAGTTCTGGATGGGGTCCTATCTCAGAACTTTAAAACTTATACCCAAGGATTTGAGAAAACCAGTTTCCTTTAACCTGCCACCGGCCTATGCTTTTATCCAGACCTTTTTACAAAATTTTAAACTCGAACAGGAGGACTTAAAGGCACTAACTAATCACCGCTGTCTAATTTCTGTTGTGCAGGAACGAGATCCAGTTACCCCAGTACGTGGGCTAGCATTTGGAAAGCCATCAACAGTTTGGCACAATGTAAACAACCCTGCTCTTCCAAACAGACTCCGGGACCTGTCATGGATGGTGGCTCACGAGATCCTCCCAGTCAGGTCCGTCATGTACTCCCGCGGGATGTCTGCACACTCGACCTGCCCCAGACCAGGCTGTGGCGCACCAGAGTCTGTGAGGCACCTGCTGTGGGAGTGCAGTGCTGCCGTAGACCAGTGGGCAATGGCCGGCTCCTTGAATTTCCCGTACTTGCCAGCAAAGGAGGTCCTGACAGCGCAGCTAGTGTTGTATGGGGTGAGCGAAAAAGCAAAAATCCCAGCAAGTGACTTTGCCAAACAGTGGGTCACCCTAGTCGCAATTACAGATGCCATATGGACCTCCAGAAACATGCTGGTAAGAAGGCACATGCAGATCCCCCCCATGGCTGTGACCCGAATGGCCGCAGCAACGGTCCAAATGGCCGCAGGCGGAAGGCCAAGGGCACAGCCAAAAAGAAGAATCGCCTCTGTGCCCATTCGGACGAAGGAGCCGGAGCCACACATGCAGAGGTCAAAGCAGCGGCGGCCTGACTCTCCGGGAGAGGCAGGTGGGAAGGAGCATTGGGTGGGGCTCTCCTGA